The genome window TGGAGATCCAAAGAAAGCAGCCATTTTCAAGATTGGAGAGACTCCTAGTTAAGTTGGGTTATGGGTGAGGGAAAAGAAATCATCCTGTCACTGCAATAAGTAGAGGGATGGTCCCTACCTTATCCTTATGTGTGATAGAATTTAGATGGTGGTTTTcagtttccttttctttccagGGGGTGTTTGGCTGCAAGGAAACTTGGAAGCCAAACATGCTCAGCGTATTATATAAGCTTCCTCAGGCTCAGCTTGCTGTTACAgtatatatgtcaaattctaccaTACCAGTTTAACCAACTATTTCCAAAGGAATAAAGGATGGGGAATAGGGTTATATTTACACTCCCCAGGTTTCCTATTTGTAATAGACTGATACCCAGATATTGTCAATAACCGCGAGGAAGAGCTCTGACAAAAAAACCTGCTAATGAGCGGGTTTTGACTGAGAAACAATTCAAGGAACCCTAGTGTATTCCATTTATCAGACTGCCCAAATCCCAATTTCACAACATTTCTGTAACTATTCTTGCCTAGCTCAGACAAAATTTATTGCTTTCCCTTCTCCTGTGACTGCTAGTCATGCCAAGAGCATGTTTTTTCAGTTACAACATCACTTCTTCAAATCACCTGAATGctagaaaatcaaacaaaaacacaaaattcaaaCCTTGATTACAACAAATgcaaatgaatttttacaaacAAATACACATACTCGTGGGCGGCTGCACCACCAACCCAcgaatacaaagaaaaaaaagtgaagaagaaaaagaatcacAATAATCTCAAATTGAAGTATATGTTGGCTCAGGGTCTTCAATCAGTCTTTCTTACATTTGTTCCAAATTACCCAGGACCTGCCTCCACTTCTTGGCATTCCAGTGAGCCAGTATTCAGTTTGGTTCTGAACTTGCCTGTTTTATTCTGCTGGTTCTTCTGCAGCTCGTGATGGTTGAACCCTCTCCTGACCACTGCTTATTGCTGCACTAGGTCTAGGCACTTGTGAACTGGTTATAGGCTTTTGCAATGGTTTCAGAGTAGCCATGATTTCAGCAAATGTAGGCCTCATTTTTGGatttctaaaatgtaaaaacagGTAAGATGTTAGAAAACAGTAAGTTTATATGACTAAgatgttagaaacctataacTTTATATGCTTAACCATGAATGTAAATACATCCATAAACATACTGTATACACTGCAAGATCAAAATAAACAGAGAAATTTTCCACCACGATGCATTCACTACAAAAGCatgcaaaatatatatgtatacacacacacatatagcTGGGATTATTGTTTACAGATCTTTTATGTGTAGGATTTGGGCTTGTGTTTGCAGATTGAACAGAAAAGGATCTGGGTGGCTTGGTGGTACACTTCCAACAGTAGTTCAATGCAACAGATTGATTGGATCTGACAGAAGATTTTCAGGGGCAACAATTCTATAGAGATCAGAATGGAACAAAGAACTAAGATAAACAAAGACTGAACAAGGCCAAGCTAGCTATACCTTTACCATGTTATGTAGGATTCAACACTAGCTGAACTAACTTGAGAGGAACTATTCAAACACAGACCAGTCATCCACAAGTTGCTTAATCAAGTTCTAACCAATGTAAACTGGTAGGCAAACACAGCTTAACCATTGGATTCTGGTGTTTCTGTTTCTCTCagatttttatataaatctttcatcattttatcaaataaataaataaataaaatatacataatCCAGCATAATGGATGGTGAACTCAGGTCAAACAGTTTTGATCCAATCTGGGCCCGGACCAATATGACCTTCAGTTTTCAAAAAACTTCTGCCTGCATGGGCACATAAGGCAAACAATAGTCAAAAGTCTTAGGTTTGTTGAACAGTGTTTGGAAAAAATCAAGTTGGTTCCAACACAGCTCAACTGAATACAGCAATGAAATGTACAACATAACATACTGCACAAGACTACTTTTTTAATAGGCCACAATTATTGTACTTTGGAGCATAAAACTACTAttattttgtttctgataaaataaCATTAGACACTAAATGCCGACAAAAGGTAGAAATCAGCAATTGCACCAAAACATGTTGCATGAAGGCATCCACTGCACTTCTCActaaccctaacccctaaacccatTCATAGAGAACTGTTTCCTATACTATTTACCTTGTGTTTGCCTAATACAGGAAAATCTGACTTTAAAACCTAGAATCTTCAGGACCCAGTAATATGCCTTTACATCCTGTTCTTCAAGTCTTCCTCAACCCTACAAGAACTAAGATGTCTAATGCGCCCCATATGCATTCTATGAACACAtacttaaaatttgaattacaGAAGTACCTCTGTTAACATACACAGATGATTTGGTTCCATAAACTGAAATCACTAGTTCCAATGAAATTTGTTGAGATAAATCAAAACGAATATTACCAATTATAATAAAACCATATTTCAGTTGCACAAACTGAAATCAATAGCCAGTCCAAATAGTTGCAACTGAAATTGTCAAGATAATCAGAATCAGTGTTATCAATTCTAGACTGGATGTGAATGCATAGTCACAGTTAATAGCAATAAAATTTGAACTTCTATTTTTAACATACCAAAATTATTAGTTAAGATTTGTTGACAAGAAGAATAAGAGCTAGTATGATCTTGTGATCCTCAAGGTTTTTGTCATGAAGTGTTAATATCGTTATCTCTGTGCATGTGCATGTGTTTTTGCGAGGTTTCTTAACAAGCATTAAAAAACCATTGactgaaattcaaaatttccatatttgaacaaaaaataaCATTGCTTAATGTTAAAAACCCCATTTAAATGGCAGAAACCCAATTAAAACAGTTTGGTGCTCTAAAAGAGACACTGTGTGACCTTCAGGACAAAGGATACAGGTCTGGGCATGATTTGTACTGGTACAGTCTGCTCGTCTAAAATGGtaagaagcaaagaaaaattaacTGGTGACAGAAGTAAATGAAACATTTAGAATTGAGACAAACacatttcataaattattaaagataacccttattgataaaaaaataaataaataaataaattattaaagataaacgATCCCCTAAAATATCAAGTTGGCAAACAGTTTCATAATCAGAAAAATAAAAGCTACAAATAGGAAGTTGTCGATAAATACTCTAGCTTATGCCAACCATGAGCTGTACAGATGCAGGATGCTTTTACCACACAATTATGAAATAAACAAAAGTACATTCCATTGGACATGTTCAAAATAGAGTAGATTGAAGGCGAAATAACTTGTGTACTCACGTGTGCCAGCATCTCCTAATAATATCTGCCACAACAGGATCCATATCATCTGGAATGTCAAGACGGCGATGCTGGAATCCAACAGCACCAACAACTTGCATTGGGTTCATTCCTCCCCATGGTTGTTGTAATGTAGAGAGTTCCCATAATATGACCCCAAAGCTGAAAACATCACACCTGCACATACAGCACATACAACCATTTTCATCAGATGATCATCCAAAATCTTAAAGAAGACAACTGATATACTCTAGGAAAGAGGACATACTTTTCATCTGAAGGCTCATTTCTTAGTACTTCCGGAGCCATCCACTCAGCCTAAACAAGAGTAATATAATATGAATTATTAAAATTTCTGATTGTAATGATTGCCTATAAAAGAAGCATCAATGCTACAGGACTATTATTGAGAAAGTAAAGAAATGATTGCAAACAAATGtgtaaataaatacaaaaaatttgtGAAGGAAATGTAATGTtgaacacctttttttttttttaattcatttgtgATGAAACAATAGctatttgttttaattgttcCAAAAAGTATTTTGTGTCAATATACATATTGTTAAGCTATCAATTTGACCCAAAAGCTTGAGCTTTTTAAGTAACTATGGGTCAACAATATATATCAGGCCAAATCGAGATACAGCCCTCAAACACCCTGCCACATGAGCAGCCTTCTTTGGGCTTGCATGTGAGCTCAATAAGTTGGAACACTCCACCTTATGAGCAGCATTTTCTTTGTGTTTGCATGTAGGCTCAATAAGTTGGGGCACCCCACCTCATGGGCATCCTTTCTTTGAGCTTGCACATGAGTTCAATAAATTGAAGGAAACAAATAAAAGTGAGGTTCAAACTCATGACTCTCCATGAGACAAGGCTAACTTAAGCTTTTGGTCACTTGGTAGCTTAagatggtatcaaagccttagTTTATGGAAGGTCATATGTTTGAATGTCATGGATGTTTACTTCCCTATTTATTAAGCCCATATGCAAACCCAAAGAAAGCTACCAGTAAGGTGGGTTATTAAGAGACTAGCCAAAGTGTAAATTGACTTATATGTATAGTTAACCCATTACCTaatagcttaagcttttaggtcaAATTGATAGCTAAACACATGATTCCAAAGAGATGAGTAAAAGTTTGTGAAAATGTGTACCTAATAACATATTACAATTTAATCTCAAATTAACAAACTTCTTCATAAGGAGATTTTGGACAATATATTAATTACTCAGCTCCATATATATACTTCAAAAGTGTATATAGAAGTAAATTCAATGGAATTATAAACCTGATTTCATAGTGATTGCAATAAATATCCTCTTGATTAATGTTGCTATATTATCATTGTTGCATCATATTATCATATTGTTTCCCCTCATAAGTGTCCTAAAAATTTTCAGGCCTCACTGGTTATCTCTAAGTTCTGTTTAGGCCATCCCTATGGACTCCAAACATTATAAAGTGCCATTCTGACTTATAATAAGGGAAAATGGTAATTCATCAATCATGGGGTTTCACTATGTTCCAGTCAATTTAGTCCATGGGGTCTCAACTCTCAAGGGATAAAGATAATGTCTTTTTCCTACTGACTTCACAAAATAACACATTGTATGTCTTTTGTGCTGAAAGCCTGAAACCATCAAATTTGGCATGGAAACAGAGCATGGACAAATGCTAGCCCCTTGCATTTCAACTTGGAATCATTTGCAACATCAAATACTTACCATGACATTGTCACTCTCAGATTGTTCATATACCACTTGATTTATTCTCACATCAACTTTCCATTACCTCTCgctatgttttctttttcaaatttctccATGTGCACCAAGCAATGTACAAACAGTCATGCATACATGCGTTGataatctcaaaattttcccaCATAGTTCAAACAAAAGCAAACTTTCAGAAccaatttcttattttcatgcCTCAATATCATTCCTTTTGCATGGGTAGATTCTAAGCAAAGCCCTAAATCTTGAGGATGTTACTGATGCatgatctttttttctttcccttctttttttggtGATAGACAAACagaattcatatataaaatgcCTAACATTAATGATGCATGAATTTCACCTCAGCTTTAAAGGAAAAGGCATTGAACTTGGCCCCTGAAATGTCAATCCTGAAGAATTCGCCCATCAGAAGGAAAACTCTATGTAAGTTTGCATCTATCTTTTTGTCGTAGATTGCAGTGAACTACTTTGTCAAAGGAGAAACATGGGCATTAAGAGATCTTATCAACTTAATATCTAGAAAGTATGAGGGCATGAAAAGGACAGCTTATCCAATGGGAGGCTCTACAAAATGTAGATCCCAAAGAAGTTAGTCAAGGGGATGTACATGTGTCCGTGGGTGGGGGTGTAATGCTAAATTACTGCACCATCCGTGGATGTTAGCATTATCCTCAATTTCCTTTGGACATAAAATAACCTGTCTTTCTCATTTAAAGATGTCTCCAAACTTATCCTTAAATCTCATCTATGCAAGTTTTTACACAAAAATCCACAAATCAAGTTTCATTTATTACTTTCAAGAACCTACTAGTTCATCTGAGATAGAGATAGATGGaccataaaataaaaccaattaaAAATGCCAATAAAAAAtccctgaaaaaaaaaattatttgatcaaAGACACACAAGTAGTCATCcatccaatatatatatttaagagatGCCCTTTCTGAAAAACCAATTTCCCTAACCACCTAccattttttcttgaaaataggttgccttcatgcatctttggaacATGTTCTTACTGTAACATTTGGCAGGGAAAAGAGCAGCATACTTAATGGATTGGGGTATTATCATTTGACACAACCAATTTAGGAGAtaaacttcaaataaaaaataacatgaaagagTGATTTTAGCTACTGAGTTTTATCCCATTTTTCAGAagacaaaacaaattaaaattaaaaattatgaataaaaatgaaaagcgAGCATGATGGCTCGACACATGATCTATAtctgattcaagtagcagcatGCTTCCTCACCTTGGCAAATAAAATCTCAAGCATAAACAAACAGGGATATGGATTTTTTGGATACAATATCTTGCAGGGTTTTTTAGATCACAGTATATTTTTCAGGGATATTTCAGCAtttttcccaaataaaaaatcatagagAAAGAGTGCAACAACTTTATCAAGTTGAAGAAGAGGAAAGGGCTTTTTCAGGGACATTTCAGTATTTTTCCCAAATAAGAAATTTaggggagagagagagcaatGATAAGGATCcaattgaagaagaagaaaggggcaAACACACATTCTCGTTCATTGATAATTACTCAAATGTTCCCACTGTTAATGAGAAGGATGTGTCATGCAGAAGAAAACTGGGAATGATGCTAACCCAACATATGCATGGGCTTGGCAATatcaatgaagaaaaatgaccCTGCTTAGCTTGAGTCTAGTCTAACTTCGTGAAATGACTAGAGGCAAAGGATAAGTAGAAGTTGGAAATGTTGGAGCGAAACACTACTACTTTTAACAGTAGTTTACTTATTTCATGAGTTGAAAGCAGGAACACAACCCCTCTTTTTGGACTGAAGGCATGTCTCAGCAAATCAATCCAAGCGCAGAATCTTGCCATCTGGCTAGAGCAACAAATCTATTTAAGGACAATAGAGGTGTCAGAAAAGTTACCACAAGGATAATTGTCCTGTTTTAGCCAAGTGTTCCTACAAACATTGCTTGTTGACCCTTCAACATCAGCTCTTCCtatcattttgaataaaaaaattaccaagTGTTGAATTGTCCATCCACCCATAGAGAAAGTGAGTTGGGTTTGAGACAGGTTAGTTTTATTCTGGTGTTGATAGTATCCACTCACACCATTGGTCATCAAGCTGGTTTGAAATGTCAATAGTAGTAAGCTAACGTGAATTGGATTATAATGAGTGTCACTAAGTCAAAATCCCTGCCACACAATTCCTGACTGGGCCTCACAGTCCCCAGCCAATTAGATCTCTCCCACCCCTTCCTCTACAACTCAATTGTCAATCCTTGGTAAGGGCCTCATGGTCCCCAATCAGTTAGATTTCCCAAACCAAAACTAAATCATCACACCCCATCCCCAATCAACCTTGAAACAAGCATGTGCACAAACCACAGACACACATTATCCAGCATAGCGTGATTTCCTTCTATCAAACATATGAAACATCAAGTTAGACATAGAAAATGCCGAAACCTTATGACAACAAacaaaaagaagggaaaaaaataaaaaagaaagaaaaaatgaaggaaaaaagcAACAAAAAGAAACATAGTACAGACATAATGTAACAATCAAAAGAAGAATGTATTGTGCTTCATTCATGATGTTGTAGAAATACATGGGCAAGATGCAAAGTACAGCTTACCGTCCCTGCAGTTGACctggaagaaagaaaagtacTATGCTTCATTCGTGATAAGCCAAAGTCGCATACCTGAATAACATGCAGAAAAAATTCACATCACGCTGGATTAGGTTTAGAAGATGCATAAAATGTACATGGCATTGTAACAAACAAGACAAAAAGGCTACCTTCACAACCCAATTCTTATCGACAAGAAGGTTTGGAGACTTCAAATCACGATGAACTATTACTGGAGTGCAATTATGCAAATAATTCATTCCCCGAGCCTGAAAGTTCAATTATTTAAGGGAACACATTATCACTAGGTGGAGTAACCAAGCAATACTAAAAGCTTTCATAATTGATATTGATATTAACAATAAGAATATAGAAACATACAGCATCAAGGGCCATCCTCAAACGCCTCCTTTCATCTAATTGATTGTTAGGCCGGTGAATTAGTCTATACAAACTACCTCTGCACAAAAATAAATCACTTCACAATTCCAGGTAAAATAAAGAATCAAACTGGATTACTTTATGAAAAGCTCTAGGAATTGGGGGTTCTAAGTAAAGATGGCACTATGAAACAATTCAACAAAACATGACGTCATCCTCTTTGTTTATGATttctaataaatatatttgCTTTCATACAAGTCAATGCATGATATAACATAATCGATTTTCCCTCTTCTTTGGAAGGATGAAAGATCCTTTTCACTAAAATCCTGTAAAGTCATAACCCCCTCTTAGCTAGGAAGTTGGATTCCTGATTACAACAAACTTAACCCAATTGATTTCCACCCTCAATTTTGAGATAATAAGGGTCCATAAACCCTTGAGTAATCAGTAAACTTGTACAGGGCCCATAAACTCCTGTGTGATCAATAAACTAGCACAATGAAAGAATCTAATGCAATGGCTTTCAGAAAATCATATTTCAGATgttaaaataaacatgaaaagAAGTATATAGTGCCAGCATACCTGGGAAGAAATTCTGTAACAATTGAAAGATTTGGGACACGAGTTACCGCTCCCATGAAGAGAACAACATTGGGATGCCTTAGTCTTTTCATGATCCGCACCTTGAAAAACAAACCATAAgtgaaataataaatttttctaaTCCTTCATATGGGCCAAAGTGACATATATAAATCAACATTTATAGGCATGTGGATGTGAAAGTGGACAAAATAGTCATGTGGGTGCaagagtaggaaaaaaaaattaaaacaaaaaaataaataaataaaaagaataagcATGTGGGTGAAAGATGAAAATGTCAATGCATAAGTGGAAAATAGGATCCATAGATCTTTTGAGtgaaagaaataggatttgaGACAACTTCATGAAATTGGACTGTTTTCAAAGTAAAGGAAATAGGgtttaaaaaattcatgcatTGCACCCTAATTCAGTCCACCTAAAGGACTTAGATGTGCACAATTAAATAGAATTTGGGAAAGGAGCATGAGGATGTTAAAAATCATACCCATCAGAGGAAGTCATTAGTCAATAGTGTCACAGTGCACAGGTCAATAGTGTATTGAAAGGATTTCTGTTTAGCCTTTTTATACTCAAGTACATTATTTTGCTTTTCTGAAGGCCTTCTTCTTATCCTTGTCTTTTTTGCAGataattttacttttatctaATAGAATGTAAGTGTactttccaataaaaaaaattagttccAGTGCACCATCAGCACCTAATTTTAGTGCTTGAATGGGAGGAAAAAAACATACAGTACAATACACTATCAAAAGTCAAAGTTGTTTTGGGCCAAGTACAATGCATGACAAATATATAGTACAAAGCTAGTGGCAGGAGCAACTGCCAACCAGGATAACAGAAGCAAAAATCTATGCATATCAAGGATATGGAGGGGCCTATGTCATCATGGACAGAAACTTAAAAAGTTAATCAGTCTTTCTGAAAAAATGGTAATTGCCATATAAACACAGCATCCACTAACAAtaggaagaaaagaaaccaaCTAGAGCATACAAACATAACAATAAAGATCAATTAAAACAAactgagaaaacaaaaaatagccAGCCATCTACAATGACTAACATTGCATAAGCTTTAACAATCATGGGTTCCTATCCTTGCATGTGATACAGCTATTACTGAAAGCATGCTCCCATACAAATCATATAGTCATAATTACAAGCATCACTTAGGTTCTGATGTCCTAACTTATCCAGCATTTTTTTAAATGCTATAACACAaatgcagagagagagagagagagagggtatTTACCTCACTTCTGAATTCGTCAAGTGATTCACCAGAAATATCTTGGTCCAGGAACTTCTTAACAGCAACTtcctaaaaaaatcaaagagtgACAATATACTCAAAATAAACACCTTTCAAGAATGGGAAATGTCCACTCATAAAAAGATTCACAAacagaaaattataaaaataaaataaaaaatcctgaAATATATTTAGTGGATTTTCTAACCAAAATCTTTAACAACTAAGGAACAACCCTAGAACAAGAGCAAAAAGTGGCAGATTATTGATGCTCCACTATGCATTTAAGCTATAACAAAATTGGTTATACTTTTGGCCACAAATATTTAAGCAAGGTCCAAGGGGATAAAAAGAACATGCTCAAATCATTCAAGAACAGATACATTTGATAATTTGAACTAGACAAAATCTATATAAACAGGGAAGTTCAAGTAAAGTGAATTTATAGGATTGAAATAAATAACATCCAAACACCAGGTACTACAACTATGTTAACATAACAATATTTCCCCCTTGATTTATAAGAACATCATCTGCTGAATGTATGCCTAAGATTAAGAAAACATTTGAAGTAATAatccttttctattttttataactgCAACGGAACTTAAACCTCCGGATTAGGCTAGAATCAGGTAAAATAATGCTTAACTCTGACCTATCAAACAGGGCCATGAGAAATTTTCAGCTGCGGGCATAAAACCAACATCATAAGCAGAGTTTCCAAATTATGCCTCCGAAAATGGTCATAGCCACACACTCAGAACAAACAATAATTGCCATCAATTGGAATTATTAGTATCAGTTTTTTTCAGTCAATCGATTTTATCTGAAGAGCAACACaggaataaaaatgaaatacagcAACCTTTTTCCCTAATACAGAAACCCACTTCCTTGGGTACATGTTACAAAACAGATGGAATCTTAAGAATTTTCATAAAACCTCTTTTTCACTAATAGTTTGGTTGGTTCCAAAGAAAAATGTagcaaaagaaatgaaatcaaaatttagaaacttggattttttaattattcaggAACTGAGGAAAAGCCCAACCTCCAATCAACTGAGCCCAATGCAACTGTACAAGTCAGTTAAGAtacattattcattttttcaGAAACCAAGCATCATAAAACACATGATTCAAAATGTTGGTTCTTCTTCCTCATTTCTCTCAACaatcaaatggatgtcaagtgCTGCCCATCTTATGATATATTAAGGAAATGTAATATTTTCCTATAGGAAATATTAATGGAGCTTTTGGAAGATCCACTTCCCTATGTCTTCCTGTAATTTGGGTAAAATACTTCATGTGTAGGTCTTCAGATGTTTTCAGGACATGATTATATCTATTTTGACataatttcacattttttttaggCTTCCTAAATGTCTGCTAAGTTTCTTTCCATATCATGTTTCCCTGAGCGCAGCGCTTTCTGAACATGCAATTATACACTGTACAACTGAGCAACACAAATGcacacataaaataaaaagtccCAGCACTTTGCAGATCTATATAAAAGGACCACAATCATAACAAAGACCTAACATGATAAACAGGGTGAAATGTCAGGGtagcatgaggaaacttacagTGCCATGCCAGTCTCCACGATATACCTCCCCATACGATCCTGCAACACAAAGAATATaccaaagaaatgaaataaaccTGAATATGCTAAAACAAGAGGGAATTAgcataatatatataacatgaAGCCTATAAACTCTGTAGCCtatccaaaaaacaaaaaaatgaagctCATAAACTCTAAAGATACAACGCAAAGGCCAATACCAAGTCCGATACGCTCACCCAAGGCGATTTCATCCCATGGGATCTCACAGTCTGCAACATCATCAAGTGCCACATCTGATTTTGTGCTATCCGCAGATCTATCCGATGTTCTCTCTCCTTCAGGATTTGTCCCAGAAGCATCATGCTCCCGGTTACCACTACCATGAGGCTCATAACCAGCACCATCTGCATCTCCCCCACTTTGCATGCCATCCGTTTGGTTAAAGCACTCAGCAGCACCACTTGGAGAATGAACACCAGTTTCCAAGTTCTCATACTGCTTACCAACAGCTGCAGTTGTTGCTACGACTGCTGCAGCAGCAGTGGCAGCAGCCGCCACAGGAAGTTCAAGGTTTGGGTCAGCAGTTGACTTTGCTGCAGCAACAACCATTGAAGATGCAACAACTGCTGCTGCCGctgcagcagcagcaacagGAACATTCTTCACATATTTCACAGGATTCACCTCTGATTGTGATGAAACAGACTGCCCAGTTACTTCTTTAAAATCTAGCAGATtgttaaaccctaaaccttccACAGGCTTAAGATCTGGCTGTACACAAGGACTTACTCTAGGTTGCATCCCATGATAAGGCAGAGGTGGCAAAAAGCCAATCGGACCAAGGTCATCTTGATCTTTAATTTTCCGGATTACTGgtctcttttcattttcatctttATCTTCAGTTGGGGACTTGGCCTCAACTATTGACACATCTATATGCTCGGGATAAATTTCAGTGAATAGGTTTGGAGGAGCAACAACACCACTTTCAAGTAACACATCATGAAGTTTCTGGGCCAACTGTGGATTTTCTTTGGCAGCATCAATCATATATTGTGAAACATCCTTCACTTTCATTCTACGCACCGCTGGAGAGCTTACACCTTCTGTCCAGGAGGGAGATCTTCCATGCATGTACGGATGGCTAGGCCTGCTGGGAAGTGCCCGAAGCAGAGTCTGCTCTGCATTCAAACTATCTTTACTTGGCCTGGGTAGATTTGCACAAGCCGTAAGTTCCCCTCTGTCATCAGATTCATTTCCAACAGCTGACAGATATGGCCTCACAACCCCACTGCTAGAAGAGGCTATATATGAGGAGTCTATCTCTCTAGACAAAGTACTGGCCGAAAAGATAGAATCATCATATTCTATATGCGATCCTGCTGCATCAGATGGAATAAGTGTTCCAGGATCTGCCATTAGATCAACAATGTACTCCCTGAAATTCACATAATCTCTCACCTTAAATAACATATGAATGCTTTGAGACTTCAATAAAGTAATTATACATGTAAGGAGGCATTTTCCTGCTTCAAGATCAATAGTTTTTGAGTAAAACTACCAAAAGAAAGACTAATCCAACCAGTTAGAATTAGGATCTGACATAAAACTTTGATAGAGCTCAGCAAATTGGGTTAAAGCATCTCATCGTACAGAGCTGGTAAAGCATCTCCTCATGCAGGGCACATGATAAATAATGTTCAACGAAAAGCAAATATAGAATTACATTGCAAACAAGCTATCGTGCTTGTACCAAGAAAAGTTTCACTTATAATAGCAATTACCTTCCATCTTCAATCTTCACGAAGTTCATTGCCACATCATCAGAACCTGTATATTGCTGTCCTTTCACTAATCGGCATGGGATGCCCACACTATCAGCCAAAACCTACATATTCATTTAAGACAGATGGCTAATTGACAGAAAAGCTTGAATTGAAAACCAAAACTCCTAAACAAAAGGACAAAAAGAACAGTAAGAACTAATGAAACAATGCAACATAACTGAA of Vitis vinifera cultivar Pinot Noir 40024 chromosome 17, ASM3070453v1 contains these proteins:
- the LOC100854850 gene encoding probable serine/threonine-protein kinase SIS8 isoform X10, which codes for MKNILKKLHIVSNQTEDVEGSTSSRGSKTHDGSSPDRLLHSRPHHNSEHKPFSGLSNWLNSVANRHSPSPPLSSNVTRVERSEPSDSMSSCGLDVVSDAVRRDSGSSNSRDPDIEEEYQIQLALELSAREDPEAVQIEAVKQISLGSCAPENTPAEIVAYRYWNYNALSYDDKILDGFYDLYGILMESTSQKMPSLVDLQGTPLSDCVTWEAVLVNRAADANLLKLEQEALVMAVKSRSESPVFVGSDLVQRLAALVAANMGGPVGDPVNMSRAWQSLSYSLKATLGSMVLPLGSLTIGLARHRALLFKVLADSVGIPCRLVKGQQYTGSDDVAMNFVKIEDGREYIVDLMADPGTLIPSDAAGSHIEYDDSIFSASTLSREIDSSYIASSSSGVVRPYLSAVGNESDDRGELTACANLPRPSKDSLNAEQTLLRALPSRPSHPYMHGRSPSWTEGVSSPAVRRMKVKDVSQYMIDAAKENPQLAQKLHDVLLESGVVAPPNLFTEIYPEHIDVSIVEAKSPTEDKDENEKRPVIRKIKDQDDLGPIGFLPPLPYHGMQPRVSPCVQPDLKPVEGLGFNNLLDFKEVTGQSVSSQSEVNPVKYVKNVPVAAAAAAAAVVASSMVVAAAKSTADPNLELPVAAAATAAAAVVATTAAVGKQYENLETGVHSPSGAAECFNQTDGMQSGGDADGAGYEPHGSGNREHDASGTNPEGERTSDRSADSTKSDVALDDVADCEIPWDEIALGERIGLGSYGEVYRGDWHGTEVAVKKFLDQDISGESLDEFRSEVRIMKRLRHPNVVLFMGAVTRVPNLSIVTEFLPRGSLYRLIHRPNNQLDERRRLRMALDAARGMNYLHNCTPVIVHRDLKSPNLLVDKNWVVKVCDFGLSRMKHSTFLSSRSTAGTD